One genomic segment of Thunnus albacares chromosome 18, fThuAlb1.1, whole genome shotgun sequence includes these proteins:
- the psmb7 gene encoding proteasome subunit beta type-7, translating to MATLTVSRAPLGGFSFENCKRNAVLEGEANKVGYSLPAARKTGTTICGVVYKDGVVLGADTRATEGMVVADKNCSKIHYISPNIYCCGAGTAADTEMTTQIISSNLELHSLSTGRLPRVATANRMLKQMLFRYQGYIGAALVLGGVDCNGPHLYSIYPHGSTDKLPYVTMGSGSLAAMAVFEDRYKPEMEEEEAKQLVRDAIAAGIFNDLGSGSNIDLCVITKSKVDYIRPHDEANKKGVRAGDYKYKRGTTGVLTKVVTQLNLDVVEETVQTMDTS from the exons ATGGCGACATTGACAGTGAGCCGGGCACCTCTCGGGGGTTTCAGTTTCGAAAACTGTAAAAG aaatgcAGTTTTGGAGGGCGAAGCTAACAAGGTGGGCTACAGCCTGCCTGCTGCTCGTAAAACAGGAACCACCATCTGTGGTGTTGTCTACAAG GACGGCGTCGTCCTGGGAGCTGACACCAGAGCCACTGAGGGCATGGTAGTGGCAGACAAGAACTGCTCCAAGATCCACTACATCTCCCCCAACATCTA CTGCTGTGGAGCAGGAACAGCTGCAGACACAGAGATGACCACTCAGATCATCTCCTCCAACCTGGAGCTGCACTCCCTCTCTACAGGCAGACTGCCACGCGTGGCCACCGCCAACCGCATGCTCAAGCAAATGCTCTTCAG gtatCAGGGCTACATCGGGGCTGCTCTGGTCCTGGGTGGAGTGGACTGTAACGGTCCTCACCTCTACAGCATCTACCCTCATGGCTCCACTGACAAGCTGCCCTACGTCACCATGG GCTCCGGGTCTCTGGCTGCTATGGCAGTGTTTGAGGATCGCTACAAGCCTGAAATGGAG gAGGAAGAGGCCAAGCAGCTGGTGCGTGACGCCATCGCTGCAGGTATCTTCAATGACCTGGGCTCCGGCAGCAACATTGACCTGTGTGTTATCACCAAGAGCAAGGTGGACTACATCCGGCCCCATGATGAGGCCAACAAGAAGGGGGTCAG AGCTGGGGATTACAAATACAAAAGAGGAACCACCGGTGTCTTGACGAAGGTGGTGACCCAGCTGAACTTGGACGTGGTGGAGGAAACTGTACAGACGATGGACACCTCCTAA